In one window of Tellurirhabdus rosea DNA:
- a CDS encoding LOG family protein, which produces MDVEKAVQRSETQNVSQIKEELPVRDELLLTADEQRIKEAFQDRNWNEIKSADSWVIFKVMAEFVEGFDKLAKIGPCVSIFGSARTKPNNPYYQVAEEIAAKLVRHGYGVITGGGPGIMEAGNKGAFEQGGKSVGLNIKLPFEQESNIYIDPDKNINFDFFFVRKVMFVKYAQGFIVLPGGFGTLDELFESLTLIQTKKIARFPIVLVGRKYWQGLMDWLEAVMLNEESNINPEDLKLVSIVDTATEAVKAIDDFYAKYLLKPNF; this is translated from the coding sequence ATGGACGTAGAAAAAGCAGTGCAGCGTTCGGAAACCCAGAACGTCTCTCAAATCAAAGAAGAATTACCGGTTCGTGACGAATTATTGCTCACCGCTGATGAACAGCGGATCAAGGAAGCCTTTCAGGACCGGAACTGGAACGAAATTAAGAGTGCAGACTCTTGGGTCATCTTCAAGGTAATGGCCGAGTTTGTGGAAGGCTTCGATAAACTGGCCAAAATCGGTCCCTGCGTGTCCATCTTCGGGTCGGCCCGGACCAAGCCGAACAATCCCTACTACCAGGTGGCGGAAGAAATTGCGGCGAAGCTGGTACGGCACGGCTACGGCGTCATCACGGGCGGCGGTCCGGGCATTATGGAGGCCGGAAACAAAGGGGCCTTCGAGCAGGGCGGTAAATCGGTAGGTCTGAACATCAAACTCCCGTTCGAGCAGGAAAGCAACATCTACATCGACCCCGACAAAAACATCAATTTCGACTTCTTCTTCGTGCGGAAGGTGATGTTCGTCAAATACGCCCAGGGCTTCATCGTGCTGCCCGGCGGCTTCGGTACGCTCGACGAGCTGTTTGAATCGCTGACGCTGATCCAGACCAAAAAGATCGCCCGGTTCCCGATCGTGCTCGTCGGCCGCAAGTACTGGCAGGGCCTGATGGACTGGCTCGAAGCGGTGATGCTGAACGAAGAAAGCAACATCAACCCCGAAGACCTGAAGCTTGTCTCGATTGTCGACACAGCCACGGAAGCGGTCAAAGCCATCGACGACTTCTACGCGAAGTATTTGCTGAAGCCGAACTTTTAA
- the rpiB gene encoding ribose 5-phosphate isomerase B — translation MKSSVAIGSDHAGFAYKQELLSYLQQEGYEVRDFGTYTEESADYPDFAHAVASAVESGRFEKGILVCGSGNGVAITANKHGGIRAALCWQPDLAALARRHNNANVLCLPERFIAPETALECVKTFLTTEFEGGRHERRVEKI, via the coding sequence ATGAAGTCATCGGTAGCAATCGGGTCCGATCACGCAGGATTTGCTTACAAGCAGGAGTTGCTTTCTTATTTGCAGCAGGAAGGGTACGAAGTCCGGGATTTCGGGACGTACACCGAAGAGTCGGCGGATTATCCGGACTTTGCGCACGCCGTCGCCAGTGCGGTCGAATCGGGTCGGTTCGAAAAAGGCATACTGGTCTGCGGCAGTGGCAACGGCGTCGCCATCACGGCCAACAAACACGGGGGCATCCGCGCCGCGCTCTGCTGGCAGCCCGATCTGGCGGCCCTCGCCCGGCGGCACAACAACGCCAACGTCCTCTGCCTCCCCGAACGGTTCATCGCCCCCGAAACCGCCCTCGAATGCGTCAAAACCTTCCTCACCACCGAGTTCGAAGGCGGACGGCACGAGCGGAGGGTGGAAAAAATTTAG
- a CDS encoding DUF6427 family protein produces MLSFFRVNALAQFVSLLLLLLLIRLPFLLTPPPLLIPELNWLLVGEQINRGNLLYRDIWDSLSPLSGIVYWLMNMAFGRSQGALYVAGTVVAAFQVLYFNYLMNSRDVYPDNTYIPGLLYALFLNMSFDCSTLSPVLLSTTFLLLAFGTLIRQMDRHGATDEVFEVGFYISLATLCYLPSALFIIWAVLSLLLYTGASFRQHSLTVFGFLFPILLLLLYYYLNDSLEDLNRNLLSSVFRVRQYNLTDFQTLLASLFLPVAMGTLGFLTLFRQTTRYVNFQQRVQQIMVLWVLTAFLSIVLMPFLAPMLFILFVPAIAFFAGIYFQSFRKMWLAEIIFFGLFASMLVILYQGALQLIPRLDLGRLTTLQVKDTAVTRQLQNQKILVIGEDISAYRQNQVATPYLNWDLAKYDLRNLDNYESVISVYDHFRKDPPQYIIDRENIVEKLFQRAPALAAAYEKTGTEGVYRRK; encoded by the coding sequence TTGCTAAGTTTTTTCCGAGTAAACGCTCTGGCGCAGTTTGTTAGTCTGCTGTTGCTGTTGCTGCTGATTCGCCTGCCTTTTCTGCTCACCCCGCCCCCCCTGCTGATTCCGGAGCTGAACTGGCTGCTGGTGGGCGAACAGATCAACCGGGGCAACCTGCTGTACCGCGACATCTGGGACAGCCTCAGTCCGCTTTCGGGCATTGTTTACTGGCTGATGAACATGGCTTTCGGACGGTCGCAGGGGGCGCTGTACGTGGCCGGAACGGTGGTCGCGGCGTTTCAGGTGCTGTATTTCAACTATTTGATGAACAGCCGGGACGTGTACCCCGACAATACGTACATTCCCGGACTTCTTTACGCGCTGTTTCTGAACATGTCGTTCGACTGCAGCACGCTTTCGCCCGTGCTGCTCTCAACCACGTTTCTGCTGCTGGCCTTCGGAACGCTGATCCGGCAGATGGACCGCCACGGGGCGACCGACGAGGTCTTCGAAGTGGGCTTTTACATCAGTCTGGCGACGTTGTGTTACCTGCCCTCGGCCCTGTTCATTATCTGGGCGGTGCTGTCGCTGCTGCTTTATACCGGGGCTTCGTTTCGCCAGCATTCGCTGACGGTGTTCGGCTTTCTGTTCCCGATTCTGCTGCTGCTGCTCTATTATTACCTCAACGACAGTCTGGAGGACCTGAACCGCAACCTGCTGTCTTCGGTCTTTCGGGTCCGGCAGTACAACCTGACGGATTTCCAGACCCTGCTGGCGTCCCTGTTTCTGCCGGTGGCGATGGGTACGCTGGGCTTTCTGACGCTTTTCCGGCAGACGACCCGCTACGTCAACTTCCAGCAGCGGGTTCAGCAGATCATGGTCCTGTGGGTCCTGACGGCCTTTCTCTCGATTGTGCTCATGCCGTTTCTGGCCCCGATGCTGTTTATTCTTTTTGTACCGGCAATCGCCTTTTTTGCCGGCATTTATTTCCAGAGTTTCCGCAAGATGTGGCTGGCCGAGATTATCTTTTTCGGGCTGTTCGCGTCAATGCTGGTCATTCTGTACCAGGGAGCCCTCCAACTGATTCCGCGGCTGGACCTGGGACGGCTCACGACGCTTCAGGTCAAGGATACGGCCGTAACGCGGCAGCTTCAGAACCAGAAGATTCTGGTGATTGGCGAAGACATCAGCGCCTACCGGCAGAATCAGGTCGCCACGCCCTACCTCAACTGGGACCTGGCCAAGTACGACCTCCGCAACCTGGACAACTACGAAAGCGTCATCAGCGTCTACGACCATTTCCGCAAAGACCCGCCCCAATACATCATCGACCGCGAAAACATCGTCGAAAAACTTTTCCAGCGCGCCCCCGCCCTCGCCGCCGCCTACGAAAAAACCGGCACGGAAGGCGTGTACCGGAGAAAGTGA
- the rbfA gene encoding 30S ribosome-binding factor RbfA produces MESKRQQKVGRLLQKDLSEIFQRDARHLFGNAFVTVTSVRVSPDLSIARVYLSFLATKNKEMLLDTIKERGKTIRQQLADRVRHQLRIVPELHFFMDDTAEYAAKMDALFSGLEIPPAPAEEDEE; encoded by the coding sequence ATGGAATCGAAAAGACAGCAAAAGGTGGGGCGCCTGCTCCAGAAAGACCTGAGCGAAATATTTCAGCGCGACGCCCGGCACCTGTTTGGCAACGCCTTTGTCACCGTTACCAGCGTACGGGTCAGCCCGGACCTGAGCATTGCCCGGGTGTACCTGAGCTTCCTGGCAACCAAGAATAAAGAAATGCTGCTGGATACCATCAAGGAGCGCGGCAAAACCATTCGCCAGCAACTGGCCGACCGCGTCCGGCACCAGCTCCGGATCGTCCCGGAACTGCATTTTTTCATGGATGATACCGCCGAATACGCCGCCAAAATGGACGCCCTGTTCTCCGGACTGGAAATCCCCCCCGCCCCGGCGGAGGAAGATGAAGAATAA
- a CDS encoding ABC transporter permease, with product MNVPLWIARRYFFSRRKRSFISLISLISMLGVGVGTMALVVVLSVFNGMEELNRAIFKTFDPDLTVLPRDGKRLAVTPKMLQTIQQTDGVEFVTQVIEDNALARYGNGQMVVKVKGVDNSFLRRREMDTTLTDGRLRLMEESVQFANVAEGVRLTLLISPEDVLTPLELWYPKNNRSINLLSEDSFSQQYFTVSGVFNIERSYDNYVIVPLSSARQLVGYGPTQLSKLETQLRPGTDVEELKETLQRQLGESVRVQTRDDLNADLLRAIRFEKLFVTVTLAFLVLVAGINIFFSLSMLAIEKKDDVEILVAMGAEPGFIRRIFLAEGAIVALTGAVVGLILGVGICLLQERYGFVSMGMQNSLIDAYPVKLEPGDLALTTVIVVLVTFFVSWIPARRASRRL from the coding sequence ATGAACGTCCCTCTCTGGATTGCCCGCCGCTATTTCTTTTCCAGACGAAAACGGAGCTTTATCAGCCTTATTTCGCTGATTTCCATGCTTGGCGTCGGCGTGGGGACGATGGCACTCGTCGTTGTGCTTTCGGTGTTCAACGGGATGGAGGAACTGAACCGGGCGATCTTCAAAACGTTCGACCCGGACCTGACCGTCCTGCCCCGCGACGGCAAGCGCCTGGCCGTGACGCCGAAAATGCTGCAGACTATTCAGCAGACCGACGGCGTGGAGTTTGTCACCCAGGTGATCGAGGACAATGCCCTGGCCCGCTACGGCAACGGGCAGATGGTGGTGAAGGTAAAAGGCGTAGACAACAGCTTCCTGCGCCGCCGCGAAATGGACACGACCCTTACCGACGGACGGCTCCGGCTGATGGAGGAGTCCGTGCAGTTTGCCAACGTGGCCGAAGGCGTCCGGCTGACCCTGCTGATTTCGCCCGAAGACGTGCTGACCCCGCTGGAACTCTGGTACCCGAAAAATAACCGTTCGATTAATTTATTGTCGGAAGACTCGTTCAGTCAGCAGTATTTTACAGTTTCCGGGGTATTTAACATCGAGCGTTCGTACGACAACTACGTCATCGTGCCGCTGTCGTCGGCCCGGCAACTGGTGGGCTACGGCCCAACGCAGCTCAGCAAACTGGAAACCCAGTTGCGGCCCGGCACCGATGTCGAAGAACTGAAAGAAACCTTGCAGCGGCAATTGGGGGAATCGGTCCGGGTGCAGACCCGCGACGATCTGAATGCGGACCTGCTGCGGGCCATCCGGTTCGAGAAGCTCTTTGTGACCGTGACGCTGGCCTTTCTGGTGCTGGTGGCGGGCATCAACATCTTTTTTTCGCTGTCGATGCTGGCCATCGAGAAAAAGGACGATGTCGAAATTCTGGTGGCGATGGGCGCCGAACCGGGCTTCATCCGCCGGATTTTTCTGGCAGAAGGGGCAATCGTGGCCCTGACCGGCGCCGTGGTCGGCCTGATTCTGGGTGTGGGCATCTGCCTGCTGCAGGAACGGTACGGGTTCGTTTCGATGGGTATGCAGAATTCGCTGATCGACGCCTATCCGGTCAAACTGGAGCCGGGCGACCTGGCGCTGACGACCGTTATCGTGGTGCTGGTCACGTTTTTTGTTTCCTGGATTCCCGCCCGCCGGGCAAGTCGACGGTTGTAG
- a CDS encoding M1 family metallopeptidase, whose amino-acid sequence MAIKFTHLFFVSLLTFGTASAQNAGGGADRRTTPQPTKGPYNPSRTLKHDLLHTTLDLRFDWVRQWVNGVATLRIRPYFYPQNTLDLDAKGFDIKGVFLLDTLQNGQAVFDSLNYTYNDRRTLHILLPRTYTRDQAFNVQIQYTAKPNELPVGGSAAITGDKGLYFINHDGGEGSKPRQIWTQGETEANSVWFPTIDTPNEKMTQEIYLTVDPKYRTLSNGKLIWSKQNPDGTRTDYWKQTKPHAPYLAMIAVGDFAVARDTLPATRDRDGLEVSYYVEPAYAESAKGIFGRTPAMIQFFEQKFGVAYPWEKYSQIAVRDFVSGAMENTTATVHAETVQMDNRQLLDGNSDDVISHELAHHWFGNLVTCESWANLPLNESFATYAEYLWREHAEGVYSADLHGMDDLNQYLAEAETKQEPLIRYHYTDREQMFDSHSYAKGGRILHLLRRIVGDDAFFKALNLYLTRNQYRTTELSDLRKAFEEVTGQDLNGFFDQWFMKPGHPVLKVEKEYTQNVLTLRVTQQQDTTLSPVYRLPVQVAVWVKGKKQLHEVVIDKARQTLKFNVEQRPDLVLFDADHRIVGSVEQEKNKAELVFQFYHADNYRDKYESVTQLEDKTHLIDTTVRRMMVTAMSDPFWKIRQLAISNFAEYDGPDFNDVERVIQSKARTDVRASVRQEAVVTLNSFGDNANDPLFREMLNDSSYLVASVALDAYLLSKPGDAAEIAAKFENIPNAEIVTAVANFYANSPDESRYDWFLTKMEGMKPQEMYNFLQVFGKYLIKSNPDVQRRAVPMLEVTARSNPAYFVRFGAYQVLGLLQDIEGVKAMRKDIRLSERDPKLKEMYEQFKDF is encoded by the coding sequence ATGGCAATAAAATTTACACACCTATTCTTTGTAAGCTTACTCACTTTCGGTACAGCCAGCGCCCAGAACGCGGGCGGGGGAGCCGACCGGAGAACCACGCCCCAGCCCACCAAAGGGCCGTACAACCCCTCGCGGACGCTCAAACATGACCTGCTGCACACCACGCTCGACCTCCGGTTCGACTGGGTACGGCAATGGGTCAACGGCGTGGCAACCCTCCGGATCAGGCCCTATTTCTATCCGCAGAATACGCTCGATCTGGATGCCAAAGGGTTCGACATCAAAGGCGTTTTCCTGCTGGACACGCTGCAGAACGGACAGGCCGTTTTCGACTCGCTGAACTACACCTACAACGACCGGCGCACGCTGCACATCCTGCTTCCCCGGACCTACACCCGCGACCAGGCGTTCAACGTTCAGATTCAATATACCGCCAAACCGAACGAACTGCCGGTGGGCGGCTCGGCGGCCATCACTGGGGACAAAGGACTGTATTTCATCAACCACGACGGCGGCGAAGGCAGCAAACCCCGGCAGATCTGGACGCAGGGCGAGACCGAGGCCAACTCCGTCTGGTTCCCGACCATCGACACGCCCAACGAGAAAATGACGCAGGAAATCTACCTGACCGTCGACCCCAAATACCGCACCCTTTCGAACGGCAAACTCATCTGGTCGAAGCAAAATCCGGATGGCACCCGGACTGATTACTGGAAACAGACCAAACCGCACGCGCCTTATCTGGCGATGATTGCCGTGGGCGACTTCGCCGTGGCCCGCGATACGCTGCCCGCCACCCGCGACCGGGACGGTCTGGAAGTGAGTTATTACGTCGAACCCGCCTATGCCGAGTCGGCCAAAGGAATTTTCGGGCGCACACCGGCCATGATCCAGTTTTTCGAACAGAAATTCGGCGTAGCCTATCCCTGGGAGAAATACAGCCAGATTGCCGTGCGGGATTTTGTCTCGGGAGCGATGGAAAACACCACGGCTACCGTCCATGCCGAGACCGTGCAGATGGACAACCGCCAGCTGCTCGACGGCAATTCTGACGACGTGATCTCGCACGAACTGGCGCACCACTGGTTTGGCAACCTCGTTACCTGCGAATCCTGGGCCAACCTGCCGCTGAACGAATCCTTTGCGACTTACGCCGAATACCTCTGGCGCGAACACGCCGAAGGCGTTTACTCGGCCGACCTGCACGGGATGGACGATCTGAACCAGTACCTCGCCGAAGCCGAAACCAAGCAGGAGCCGCTGATCCGCTACCACTATACCGACCGGGAGCAGATGTTCGACAGCCACTCCTACGCCAAGGGCGGGCGCATTCTCCACCTGCTGCGGCGGATCGTCGGTGACGACGCATTTTTCAAAGCCCTGAACCTCTACCTGACCCGCAACCAGTACCGGACGACCGAACTCAGCGACCTGCGCAAGGCGTTCGAGGAAGTGACGGGCCAGGACCTGAACGGGTTCTTCGACCAGTGGTTCATGAAGCCCGGTCATCCGGTGCTGAAAGTCGAAAAAGAATACACCCAGAACGTACTGACCCTGCGCGTCACCCAGCAGCAGGACACGACACTTTCGCCCGTTTACCGCCTGCCCGTGCAGGTGGCCGTCTGGGTCAAAGGCAAAAAGCAGCTGCATGAGGTGGTCATCGACAAGGCCAGACAGACGTTGAAATTCAACGTGGAGCAGCGGCCCGATCTGGTGCTGTTCGACGCCGACCACCGCATCGTCGGGTCGGTGGAGCAGGAAAAAAACAAGGCAGAACTCGTTTTCCAGTTCTACCATGCCGACAATTACCGCGACAAGTACGAGTCCGTGACGCAGCTGGAAGACAAGACGCACCTGATCGACACGACGGTCCGGCGGATGATGGTGACGGCCATGAGCGATCCGTTCTGGAAAATCCGCCAGCTGGCCATCAGCAATTTTGCCGAATACGACGGGCCGGATTTCAACGACGTCGAACGGGTCATCCAGAGCAAGGCCCGGACCGACGTGCGCGCCTCGGTGCGGCAGGAGGCCGTCGTGACGCTGAATTCGTTCGGCGACAATGCCAACGACCCCCTGTTCCGCGAAATGCTCAACGACAGTTCCTACCTGGTGGCTTCGGTGGCCCTGGATGCCTACCTGCTGTCGAAGCCGGGCGACGCTGCCGAGATTGCGGCGAAGTTTGAAAATATTCCCAACGCCGAAATCGTCACGGCGGTCGCCAATTTCTACGCCAATTCGCCGGACGAAAGCCGCTACGACTGGTTTCTGACCAAAATGGAAGGCATGAAGCCGCAGGAGATGTACAATTTCCTACAGGTTTTTGGCAAATACCTCATCAAATCGAATCCCGATGTGCAGCGCCGCGCCGTGCCGATGCTGGAAGTGACGGCCCGGAGCAATCCGGCCTACTTCGTCCGTTTCGGGGCCTACCAGGTGCTTGGCCTGCTGCAGGATATCGAGGGCGTGAAGGCCATGCGGAAAGACATTCGCCTGAGCGAGCGCGACCCCAAGCTGAAAGAAATGTACGAGCAGTTCAAGGATTTCTGA
- a CDS encoding two-component regulator propeller domain-containing protein — protein MSPVRLLLVLLLSGLCLTVPGQTLPFEFRHIQEAQGLSHKLIYTLFRDRDGFLWVGTNSGLNRFDGSRFSVFKHHPRQPETLASNIVHAVCQTPDGSIWVGTSEGISRLDPQLGRFQNFRRVNGQKLNACYNLLADRHGHLWFCSSRLGLYRYDPATQRFFHYLHQPRNTYSLSSNSISKNSLLEDRARNGLWIATAAGVNFLDFATGRFRNFRTETRQTALFSAHEITALALSGDALYFADNSAGHIVQYDLGRQRVACTLVPPDRPRRPAFPVATLFVDRARNLWMSTWNHTLFWSRANSGRFTEFAHDPAERTSIAANFFWTAWQQEDGTIWLGTINGLSYTNPDRAFYRVHNLGRQRPSLRDDRGLNGFLEDDDGSWWLSSATNELLHYQPLSGRLTSLRIPSPAPSEEGFGRPLLVFSPDKSQLYVLLSYSLLVFDKRSARFRPFPEAARIGRRLGEVSNLLAAGDSLWIFGRRKNRAVCYRPRTGAWREYAIPPQPGPQDRFFVRQAAFDRRGTLWLDVFPGGFAFFSEKEQRFVAVPPGEASVYEEYLFHFKPDSLNQFWLPAAGQGVIRYQPEQNAYKIWTEFDGLGSTECKAVCPDASGRIWVAAMNKFAVISPERPPGRAASPLRRLPAFSTGGGPLYNFELPLNDAEAEYENYMFPLRNGHILTTMQSYLIEFMPERFSGKWSSAQILISRVDLPDTTLLVRAGQPGIELGTTDNNFSISYAVLNQPQQTYSYAYKLEGYDEKWVSAGSRTVANYTKLPGGRYTFLVRATSGSGFVKPARLAITVATPFYATGWFRAGLLLLLGGLAYGFYRYRTRETARMHHLQMQATRLERDKTDIQYKNLINHLNPHFLFNSLTSLNSLIRTEPRQASVFLQKLSTIYRYILQSRNKETVPLEHELAFVRQYTDLQQSRFEDALRVLIDVPAACRQRSIVPVTLQNLFENAIKHNTLEDDSPLTIRVYVEDDYLLVENNLQRKLFVETSNQQGLESLQTLYRYLSDRPLTVQFDEHRFLVKVPLL, from the coding sequence GTGAGTCCCGTTCGCCTGCTGCTGGTGCTGCTGCTTTCCGGATTATGCCTGACGGTGCCGGGCCAGACGCTGCCGTTCGAATTCAGGCATATTCAGGAAGCGCAGGGACTGTCGCACAAACTCATTTACACTCTTTTCCGCGACCGGGACGGCTTTTTGTGGGTGGGTACCAACAGCGGCCTCAACCGGTTCGACGGGAGCCGTTTTTCCGTTTTCAAACATCATCCCCGGCAGCCCGAGACCCTGGCCAGCAACATTGTCCACGCCGTTTGTCAGACGCCGGACGGTTCCATCTGGGTCGGAACGTCGGAAGGCATCAGCCGTCTGGACCCGCAACTGGGCCGGTTTCAGAACTTTCGCCGGGTCAACGGGCAGAAATTAAACGCCTGTTACAACCTGCTCGCCGACCGGCACGGGCACCTCTGGTTTTGCAGCAGTCGGCTCGGGCTTTACCGCTACGATCCGGCCACGCAGCGTTTTTTTCATTATCTCCATCAACCCCGGAATACGTATTCCCTTTCCAGTAACTCGATCAGTAAAAACAGCCTGCTGGAAGACCGTGCCCGCAACGGCCTGTGGATTGCCACGGCCGCCGGGGTGAACTTTCTGGACTTCGCCACGGGGCGCTTCCGTAATTTTCGGACCGAAACCCGGCAGACGGCGCTTTTCTCCGCCCACGAAATCACGGCCCTGGCGCTCAGCGGCGACGCGCTTTATTTCGCCGACAATTCGGCCGGACACATCGTTCAGTATGACCTCGGGCGGCAGAGGGTAGCCTGTACGCTGGTGCCGCCCGACCGGCCGCGGCGACCGGCTTTTCCGGTGGCGACTCTTTTTGTGGACCGGGCACGCAACCTCTGGATGAGCACCTGGAACCACACGCTTTTCTGGAGCCGGGCCAACAGCGGACGGTTTACCGAGTTCGCCCACGACCCCGCGGAACGCACCTCGATTGCCGCCAACTTTTTCTGGACCGCGTGGCAGCAGGAAGACGGTACCATCTGGCTCGGCACCATCAACGGCCTGTCGTACACCAACCCCGACCGGGCTTTCTACCGGGTGCATAATCTGGGCCGCCAGCGTCCTTCGCTCCGGGACGACCGGGGCCTGAATGGCTTTCTGGAGGACGACGACGGGTCGTGGTGGCTCAGTTCGGCGACCAACGAGCTGCTGCATTACCAGCCCCTTTCGGGCCGCCTGACTTCCTTGCGGATTCCCTCCCCGGCGCCGAGCGAGGAAGGTTTTGGGCGGCCGCTGCTGGTTTTTTCCCCGGACAAAAGCCAACTCTACGTTCTGCTGAGCTATTCGCTGCTGGTCTTTGACAAACGCAGTGCCCGCTTTCGTCCTTTCCCCGAGGCGGCCCGGATCGGTCGGCGGCTGGGCGAGGTCAGCAACCTGCTGGCGGCCGGTGATTCGCTCTGGATTTTTGGCCGGAGGAAAAACCGGGCGGTCTGCTACCGGCCCCGGACGGGAGCCTGGCGCGAATATGCCATTCCGCCGCAGCCCGGCCCGCAGGACCGCTTTTTTGTGCGGCAGGCGGCTTTTGACCGCCGGGGAACGCTGTGGCTGGACGTGTTTCCGGGCGGCTTTGCTTTTTTCTCCGAAAAAGAACAGCGATTTGTGGCCGTTCCGCCGGGAGAGGCCAGCGTTTACGAAGAATACCTGTTTCATTTCAAGCCGGATTCGCTGAACCAGTTCTGGCTGCCCGCCGCCGGTCAGGGCGTGATTCGCTACCAACCGGAGCAGAATGCCTACAAAATCTGGACGGAATTCGACGGGCTGGGCTCGACCGAGTGCAAGGCCGTGTGTCCGGATGCCAGCGGCCGAATCTGGGTGGCCGCCATGAACAAGTTTGCCGTCATTAGCCCCGAACGTCCGCCGGGCCGGGCCGCTTCGCCCCTGCGCCGGTTACCCGCTTTTTCGACCGGGGGAGGGCCTCTTTACAACTTCGAACTGCCGCTCAACGATGCGGAGGCGGAATACGAGAACTACATGTTTCCGCTGCGGAACGGCCACATCCTGACCACGATGCAGAGCTACCTGATTGAGTTCATGCCCGAGCGGTTCAGCGGCAAGTGGTCTTCGGCCCAGATTCTCATCAGTCGGGTGGATTTGCCGGACACGACGCTGCTGGTGCGGGCGGGGCAGCCCGGTATCGAACTCGGCACGACCGACAACAACTTCAGCATCAGTTACGCCGTGCTGAACCAGCCGCAGCAGACGTATTCGTATGCATACAAACTGGAAGGCTACGACGAAAAATGGGTGTCTGCGGGCAGCCGGACGGTCGCCAACTATACCAAACTGCCGGGCGGCCGCTACACTTTTCTGGTCCGGGCGACGTCGGGGTCCGGATTTGTCAAACCGGCGCGGCTGGCGATTACCGTCGCCACGCCTTTCTACGCGACGGGCTGGTTCCGGGCCGGGCTACTGCTGCTGCTTGGCGGGCTGGCCTACGGATTCTACCGTTACCGGACGCGCGAAACCGCCCGGATGCACCACCTCCAGATGCAGGCCACCCGCCTCGAACGGGACAAAACGGACATTCAGTACAAAAATCTGATCAACCACCTGAATCCGCACTTTCTGTTCAATAGCCTGACCTCGCTCAACAGCCTGATCCGGACCGAACCCCGGCAGGCGTCCGTTTTTCTCCAGAAATTATCGACCATTTACCGCTACATCCTGCAAAGCCGCAATAAGGAAACCGTGCCCCTCGAACACGAACTGGCCTTTGTCCGGCAGTACACCGACCTGCAGCAATCCCGCTTCGAAGACGCGCTGCGTGTGCTGATCGACGTCCCGGCGGCTTGCCGGCAGCGCAGCATTGTGCCCGTGACGCTGCAGAACCTGTTTGAAAACGCCATCAAGCACAACACCCTGGAAGACGACAGCCCGCTGACGATTCGGGTGTACGTCGAGGATGACTATCTGCTGGTGGAGAACAACCTCCAGCGCAAGCTTTTTGTCGAAACCTCCAACCAGCAGGGCCTCGAAAGTCTGCAGACGCTGTACCGCTACCTCAGCGACCGGCCGCTGACCGTTCAGTTCGACGAACACCGCTTTCTGGTGAAGGTGCCCCTGCTGTAA
- a CDS encoding LytR/AlgR family response regulator transcription factor — MNAVVLEDEKLVAREFAMKVAEVDEEVRIVETLPSVKTALRWFGENAEPDVVFADIQLSDGVSFQVFEKFQLSCPIIFVTSYNEYAIQAFKVNGIDYLLKPVDPDELGRAIQKARSLLKARPSLPVDLHRLMDVLHQPTALKPAYKETFLGHARTGWVPVRTANIAFFQYDSINFMVTRTGDRYPLDFESLEQIEDLLDPALFYRANRQFIVSYDAIGQVKTLENAKLVLKLRPPHQTVQIDISRQKAPAFKRWLDR; from the coding sequence ATGAACGCAGTTGTCCTTGAAGATGAAAAACTCGTCGCCCGCGAATTTGCCATGAAGGTCGCCGAAGTGGACGAAGAAGTGCGCATTGTCGAAACCCTGCCCAGCGTCAAAACGGCGTTGCGGTGGTTTGGCGAAAATGCCGAACCGGACGTGGTCTTTGCCGACATTCAACTGTCCGACGGGGTCAGTTTTCAGGTTTTTGAGAAATTCCAGCTTTCCTGCCCCATCATTTTTGTCACGTCGTACAACGAATACGCCATTCAGGCCTTCAAGGTCAACGGCATCGATTACCTGCTGAAGCCCGTGGACCCCGACGAACTGGGCCGCGCCATTCAGAAAGCCCGCAGTCTGCTGAAAGCCAGGCCTTCGCTGCCCGTCGATCTGCACCGGCTGATGGATGTGCTGCACCAGCCGACCGCCCTCAAACCGGCCTACAAGGAAACGTTTCTGGGCCACGCCCGGACAGGCTGGGTGCCCGTCCGAACCGCCAACATTGCCTTCTTCCAGTACGACTCCATCAATTTTATGGTCACCCGGACCGGTGACCGGTATCCGCTGGATTTTGAGTCGCTGGAACAGATCGAAGACCTGCTGGACCCGGCCCTGTTTTACCGCGCCAACCGCCAGTTTATCGTGAGCTACGACGCCATCGGGCAGGTCAAAACGCTGGAGAACGCCAAGCTCGTGCTGAAACTCCGTCCGCCCCACCAGACGGTCCAGATCGACATCAGCCGGCAGAAAGCGCCCGCCTTCAAACGGTGGCTGGACCGTTAA